Within Micromonas commoda chromosome 9, complete sequence, the genomic segment gcgatcgacggcgtgaTGATGTGATCTGGTAATTACAGGTATCGACGGTGCCGCGGCGTACGGAGGCATCGTGCGCGGTCGCGTGCTCCACgctcgggtcgtcgtccgaaccctgcgcgttcgccgaccgcgcgacgatctcccccgcccgcgccccgcctcgGGACAGCCGTCTCACAATTTTATTTTTCCCCACCTCGTCAGTGTGCCCCAAACCCCCCCAGGTTGTCCCGATGACCCAATCGGTCTCACGCGGGAACGTTCTCCTTGGCGCCGTTCCTTCCGACCTttcccttcgccgccgccctcttcttgctcgccgcgtcgattcCCCCCATCTCCGAGGCGTTATCGgcagccttgagcgcgggcaccgtcctcgtcaccgtggagacgccgtcgacgaatTTGGTCCTGAAGATGCAGTTGGCGTTGTTGAACATGCCCTCCTTCAGGGACACGACGATGAACTGGGAGTACGGGAAGTGCGCGCGGATCATGCGCCCGATGTTCTGCGTGTGGCTcaggtcgagcgcggcgtccacctcgtcgaggatgtAGATGGGCGCCGGCTTGAAGAGCAGAAGCGCGAGGATCAGCGAGAGCGCCAGCAGCGAGCGCTGGCCGCCGGAGAGCTCGGTGAGGGACTCCTTCCACACACCCCCAAACGCGACCCGCACCTCCAGACCGGCGAGGAAGGACTCTCCCTCGGGGGGTTCGAGCTTGGCGGTGGTACCGGGGAGTAGGGTGCTGAAGATGGAACCGAAATCGCCCGTCACCTTCTCCCACGTCACCTTCAgagcctccttcttcttctcaTCCAACTCGCCGATGACGGCTTCAATCTTGGACCTATCGTTGAGCACGATCCTGCGCTTCTCCTGGAGCGCCTTGAactcagcctcagccttgtCGAACATCGCGATGACCTTCTTGTTGATGCGCTTGGCGAGGGACGCCTGCTCGGACTCAGCCTTGGCCAACtcctcggtggcggcgacggggtccctcgcgtcgaaaTCATAGTCGCCGTTTGCTTCGCCAAAGTAacgctcctcggcgtcgatccacgggtgctcctcgcgcaacgccttgagcgcggcgcgggactcgtcggcgtccttctcCATGCGCGCGAGCTTGTGTTCGAGCTTCTTGCgctcgaccgcgtccgcgtccgcctcgcgtTCCATCTTGGCGAGCGTCTTTTGCAGCCTGGCGCTCTCCTTGTCGCAAGCCGCCAGCTCAGACTTGAGAGCGTCCAACGCGGCAGCCCTCTCGTCGtaggcggcgcggcggcgctcaacctccttctcgagctccgcagcctcgagctcgagctccgcgacggcggcttcggcctGCGCGATGttctcggcgatggcgtccttctcggcggcggcggactcgcgctccaccctcgcggcggtcatctcgccctccgccgaTTTAacgtccgccctcgccttgTTCACGGCCGTACGCGCATCCttgagcgccttctccgcagccttgagGCGCGAATCACGCTCCTTCGCGAACGACTCGATCTCCTTCttgagcatcgccgcggtctcggacgcggtcgccttcttctcgtcggcggcggcgcccgcctctttggcggcggcgagatcggcTTCGAGTTTCGCAACCTTCTCCCCGAGCTGGTGCGACTCGGACCCCTCGCACTTTTGCCTGACGAGACCGAGCGCGTGCTCAGCCTGGTCcagcgcagcctcgagcttggcggagGCCTTGGCGGCAGTGGCGCACTCCTTCAGCTTGGAttccacctcggcgagcgacgccttggcggcgtcgagcgccgtcTCGGCGGAGTGGAGGGCGTGAAGCTTGGCGAGGACGGAGTTGCCGTTGTTGCGCGACCCGCCGGTGAGCAAGCCGCCGGGGTTGAGCaggtcgccctcgacggtgacgcaGTTGGTGAGGACGTCCTtgtcgaacgcgacggcgcgcgcggtggcggcatCCTTGCACACGAAAGCCTTGCCGAATACGTACGCCATCACGGCttcaacctcggcgtcgcaGGTGACGAGGGACAGCGCCAgcttggcgtcgccgtgagAGACCCtctcggcggccgcgcacTGGGAGTTGGAGCACGTTCGCGCGTCAATCTTGTTGAGCGGGATGATGGTGACCCTCTTCTGGAGTTGACCCTTGGACAGCAGAGCCTTGCCGGTCACCTCGGTGTCGACCACGACTTGGTACAGCTTACCGCCGGCGACAACCTCGAGGGCGGTGGACATCGCCGGGTCTTTGACCTGCATGAGCTTGGCGACCACGCCCTTGACGCGAGAGCGGTCGAACTTGGCCTCCGGGTCCTTGAACTTGAAGTCGAGGCCCGCGAGGTGGCCGTTCAGGACGTCAACCTTCTCCTGAGCCTTGTCGAGGATTTTGCGCTTTGTCTCGCACTCAGCCtccagggcgtcgaggttggTGGacgactcgccgccgccggccgcctcgagcgcggctttGGCGTTCGCGTACGTCACCTCAGCGCTGGCGAGGTCCTTCGCGAGTTTGGCcccctccttctccttcgcggcgaacagtttcttcgcgccgacgagctcctttTCGCAGTGCTTCGCGGTGAGAGCCGCGTTCTTagccgacgcggtggcgtcggcgactgaCGCGTTAGCCTCGGTGAGCTGCGTCTGGAGGGActtgtcgccgtcgcctcccgcgccgctgcCCGACTGCACGCCCTGGAGGACGATCtcagccttctccgccttgagctcggcatccttgagcgcctcggcgcgggcgtcggcgtcggcggcgagttgGTCGAGTCTCTCCGCCTCCTTagccgtcgcctcctcgtgCTTCTGGGCCTGCTTCTGGAACTTCTCGACGTTCTtcttctcagccttgaccgcgtccttcttgtgcgtccacgccgcggtgTGCTTCACGAGCTCCTTGGAGAGctcgtcaacctccgcggacgccgaggtcatcgcgccccccgccttGGAAGCCTTctccttcgcgacgcgttTCATCTCAGCCTCCACGTCGGCaccctgcgcggcgcggtcgtgcgcgcgcgcgtcgagctcctcgagctgggACTTGACCGCCGTCTCCCCCTCGCTCTGGCCCTCCACGGCCTCCTTGCACCGCGAAAACTCCCACGCCACGCAgaagcggcggaggcgctcgagagAGTCGTTGCCGAGCTGCCACTTCATGTAATCGCCGCGTTCCTTGCGGAGCTTCTCGATGGTGGGCaagatctcctcctcgaggagcttgtCGATCTCGTCAACCTTCGTCTGCTTCTTCTCGAGcgtcttgagcgcggcgtccttcttcGTCTCGTACATGCGCGTgcccgcggcttcctcgaGCATGCCGAGGATCTCCGGCGGCTTCATGTTGAGAACCTTGGTGATGCGCCCCTGCATGATGAGGAAGTGCGGGTTGTTGACGTTGAGCTGCACGGAGTGGAAGAGGTTCTGCACGCGCGTTGGCTGCGCGACGTGGCCGTTGATGAGGTACTTGTTTctgccgccgatgacgatcTGCCTGGTGACGATGATCTGGTCGCAGTGCTCGTAGCCCACGGGGGAGCGGGACTTATCGGCGTTGTTGAAGGTGATGGATACGGACGCCTTGGTGACGCCCGCCTGGCCCTGCTTGTACACAAGCTCCTGCAGCGACGCCGCACGAACCTACGATTACGATGGGTGATGTcagtcgcggcggcgatacGCGCAGAATGATCGATTCAATGCGCACGATGGGGGTGAACCGGTAGGGGAAGGAACGCAAAATCTCTCGGCACGGGGCAGAGGGGGAACGAAAAATCTTTTCGGggcacgacgcgcgaggggtcgtgagcgccgacgcccacgctccaacgcccgcgcgtcgatgcgtcgcgtcgcgccgcacCTGCGATAGGTTGGTGATGCCCAGCACGAAGCATATCGAGTCCAGGATGTTGGATTTACCGGACCCGTTCAGGCCGGTGATGGCGTTGAACAGGGGGTCGAACGCCGGGACAACGGTCCGCTGCGCGTAGGACTTGAAGCCGTCGATGCACACTTCCTCGACGTACATGGTAAACGCGCGTTGTCGGTGACGTCAGTGCGATGACACGGACGTGATCCTGCGCGTATTCGCCTCGCTCCAGCGCGGGTACGACCGCGAGCGTGGGATatcgggcggcgtcgcgctgagATTGGCCCGGCGGGCGGTCCGAGATTTCTTTTCGTAACGTCTGCGGTGCTGCGCGCGCTGCACGCCAAAAAGGACCTGCCCGCGAAAAGCGCCCAGGGGGACGCTCAGACCTATCCATACCGGGAGGGCATGTCGGCGCTTGGGTACGCTCACGGGGCGACCCTCATCGCCGGCGCAGTCCATGCGACGTCGCAGAGGGCGCGCTCGCATCGCTCGGCGCGacaggctcgtcgccgcgccccgcatTCCACCGCGCGTGAACCGACGATTCGGTGGCTCAGCCAACGTCGACACGGGAGTGGGCGGGACGACGCtcgacgggcgggggcgtcgatcggcggcgtggggctctccctcgcggcgttcgacggCATCTGGGGTAAGAAGGGGAAGCGAACGGACGCGggtgacggcgccggcgacgggaaAGGGGaaagcgacggcgacgggagcgacggcgacgaccccgtcgagggcgagagACCATCAGACGaacccgccccgtcgccggacggcaccggcggcgaagggaaAGGaccgagcgacggcggcggcgaagggggcGAAGGGGGATGGGGCGGatggggcgacgacgacgacgacgacggaggaggaggaggcgggtcacccggcggcggcgccgcgccgttcctcCTAttcatcgccatcgcgctcccgacgacggcggcggcgtgcgcgcaaTGGGCGGACGCGAACCCCGCGATCGAGCCGCCCTGGAGCCCGACCGTCCTGAGGCGGGCGCTTCGATCGACGATGAACGCGTTCTCGTCGTTTTCTGGAGTATCCGGAAGGAACTTCTGGATTccaaacgacgacgacgacgacgaccaagTTGACGCGACGGCCACCGTCTCCGTCGTGGTCCCGGCGCTCAACGAGGAGGCTGTGATCGGATCGACGCTCAAacacctcgcgtcgctcgaccCGCAGCCGCTGGAGGtgatcgtcgccgtggggGACTCcagcgacggcaccgcgtccatcgcgcagtcgctcggcgcggtggtcgtgtcgaacggcgcccgcggccgatCGCGGCAGATGAACGCGGGGGCGCTTCGAgccaacggcgacgtcctgATCTTTCTCCACGCGGACACCCAGCTTCCGACGGACGCCGTGAACGTGGCGCggcgacagctgtgcgcgggGAAGAGGACGCAGCGAACCGTGCTCGGAGGGTTCGTGTCCTTAATCACCGTCCCGGAGCGGGATAAGACGTACTGGTTCCTCTCGACGCACAACGTCGCCAAGACTTTTTACACCGTCTTGGCGTTTCGACCCAAGTCGTTCATCTTGGGTCTCAGGTGCCTGTTCGGGGACCAGGCCATGTTCTGCCGCAGGAGGGACTTCGAGTACGTCGGGGGTTTCGACGAGAACCTGCCGATAATGGAGGACGCGGACCTGTGCGTTCGCATGCACACCGCCGGGCCGTGTCCTCTCAACGCCGGGGAGGatcgaacggcggcggcgggttcgacgacgatctCCGCTTCCTCGGGTTTACAACCGACACGACCGTTacaaccgccgcggcttcgttcCCCGGGCAAGTGGATCGACAACGGCGCTCCGCCGAAGGGTCACGACGAGGCGAGAAACGGCGCGTTCGAGAGGTTCGTGAAGCGCGAGGTGGAACCGGCGGTTGACTGGTTTGACAGGGGGAGGGTGGTGCTCGTGAACCGGGTggtgacgacgtcgggtCGACGGATCGAGGACTTGGGCGGGAACTTGAAGGCGACGTTCGTGCACTTTCTCATCGGGTTCAGCTGGTACCTCGGCGCGTCACCGGAGAGGATGGTGGAGATTTACAACAAGTACTACTCCGACGTGCGATGAGGTTTCCGGGTAACTTTGCCAAAACATTTTACCAAATTTGGTTGCCAAAAAAGTCGGGGACGCTTtctccccgtcgacgccgaacgaACGGATCGACCCTCACTcctcatcatcatcatcatcatcaacatcgtcgtccaccccgccgtccaccccgccgtccgtcgcgccgttcaccgccgccatcgccgccaggTACGCTATGCCCTCCCTCAGCGGCTCCTCGCACtgcgccagcctcgccgtcgtgtGCGTTGTCCGAGCCGCGTCCAGGTGCGCCCTCTCGTCCAACTGCAAACGACGAACCACCGCCCACGAGAACATCTCGGCAcgctcgtcctccttcggcgggcgcgtgtcCCACGGCGGGCGCTCTTTGGGgtccggcgacgtccgccgcatGTCGTAGTCGATGCGCGAGTTCTTCTCGTCGGTTTTCACCGCcaacgcgtcgagctccttgagcaAGTTCCACACCCGTAACTCCGCCTCGCGAAGCGCCCTTaatccctcgtcgtcggctggCACCTCGTCCACCACCTGCGACGTCTCCGCGACGTAGAACGGGTGCTCGGACACCACCCTGTCGATCTTGTACCGCCCCACAACCTTGGACGTGACGTACAGTCGCTCTTCTCGGTTGTCGTGATAGATGTCTTCGATCTGGCACACCATCCCAACGTCGCCTCGCTTGGGCGGGATCGGGTCCGTACCCTCCGGAACCttctccgccggcgccgtgagAGCCGGGTGGGTGACCCCGAAGCAGAACGGGGGATCGCccggtcgcctcggcgcgttcgcgagcaCGTCGAAGGCCACGACCCACCTCGGCTGCACCAGGTTCAACGCCACCGTGTCGAGCGGGCACTTGAGACCGGGATACCTGAACAGCACGACGCGGTTGTTGGTCATCCCGGGCATGACGGAGACGCAACCCTGgacggcctcgagcgcgccttGGCCCTGTGCGGTGCCGCTGGCGAGCCGCATGACGCGGTCGCGAGCCGCGTTTTCGTCCAGCCGACCCGGTGGCGGGCCCTGCCAAGGacctgacgacgacgacgaagacgaagaagaagatgcgcggacatcgcgacACGATGCGAAGCGACGGAcgatccgccgccgatgaccgttcgcgcgatcgacggctcctggga encodes:
- a CDS encoding glycosyltransferase family 2 protein (related to b-glycosyltransferases): VSVVVPALNEEAVIGSTLKHLASLDPQPLEVIVAVGDSSDGTASIAQSLGAVVVSNGARGRSRQMNAGALRANGDVLIFLHADTQLPTDAVNVARRQLCAGKRTQRTVLGGFVSLITVPERDKTYWFLSTHNVAKTFYTVLAFRPKSFILGLRCLFGDQAMFCRRRDFEYVGGFDENLPIMEDADLCVRMHTAGPVVLVNRVVTTSGRRIEDLGGNLKATFVHFLIGFSWYLGASPERMVEIY
- a CDS encoding condensin complex component (Predicted member of the Structural Maintenance of Chromosome (SMC) superfamily and a member of the condensin sub-family; predicted homolog of Saccharomyces cerevisiae SMC2. ChromDB ID: CPC20102; SMC protein group) → MYVEEVCIDGFKSYAQRTVVPAFDPLFNAITGLNGSGKSNILDSICFVLGITNLSQVRAASLQELVYKQGQAGVTKASVSITFNNADKSRSPVGYEHCDQIIVTRQIVIGGRNKYLINGHVAQPTRVQNLFHSVQLNVNNPHFLIMQGRITKVLNMKPPEILGMLEEAAGTRMYETKKDAALKTLEKKQTKVDEIDKLLEEEILPTIEKLRKERGDYMKWQLGNDSLERLRRFCVAWEFSRCKEAVEGQSEGETAVKSQLEELDARAHDRAAQGADVEAEMKRVAKEKASKAGGAMTSASAEVDELSKELVKHTAAWTHKKDAVKAEKKNVEKFQKQAQKHEEATAKEAERLDQLAADADARAEALKDAELKAEKAEISGSGAGGDGDKSLQTQLTEANASVADATASAKNAALTAKHCEKELAAGGGESSTNLDALEAECETKRKILDKAQEKVDVLNGHLAGLDFKFKDPEAKFDRSRVKGVVAKLMQVKDPAMSTALEVVAGGKLYQVVVDTEVTGKALLSKGQLQKRVTIIPLNKIDARTCSNSQCAAAERVSHGDAKLALSLVTCDAEVEAVMAYVFGKAFVCKDAATARAVAFDKDVLTNCVTVEGDLLNPGGLLTGGSRNNGNSVLAKLHALHSAETALDAAKASLAEVESKLKECATAAKASAKLEAALDQAEHALGLVRQKCEGSESHQLGEKVAKLEADLAAAKEAGAAADEKKATASETAAMLKKEIESFAKERDSRLKAAEKALKDARTAVNKARADVKSAEGEMTAARVERESAAAEKDAIAENIAQAEAAVAELELEAAELEKEVERRRAAYDERAAALDALKSELAACDKESARLQKTLAKMEREADADAVERKKLEHKLARMEKDADESRAALKALREEHPWIDAEERYFGEANGDYDFDARDPVAATEELAKAESEQASLAKRINKKVIAMFDKAEAEFKALQEKRRIVLNDRSKIEAVIGELDEKKKEALKVTWEKVTGDFGSIFSTLLPGTTAKLEPPEGESFLAGLEVRVAFGGVWKESLTELSGGQRSLLALSLILALLLFKPAPIYILDEVDAALDLSHTQNIGRMIRAHFPYSQFIVVSLKEGMFNNANCIFRTKFVDGVSTVTRTVPALKAADNASEMGGIDAASKKRAAAKGKVGRNGAKENVPA
- a CDS encoding predicted protein; the encoded protein is MAAPSMCGGAIGAALVPGAVDRANGHRRRIVRRFASCRDVRASSSSSSSSSSGPWQGPPPGRLDENAARDRVMRLASGTAQGQGALEAVQGCVSVMPGMTNNRVVLFRYPGLKCPLDTVALNLVQPRWVVAFDVLANAPRRPGDPPFCFGVTHPALTAPAEKVPEGTDPIPPKRGDVGMVCQIEDIYHDNREERLYVTSKVVGRYKIDRVVSEHPFYVAETSQVVDEVPADDEGLRALREAELRVWNLLKELDALAVKTDEKNSRIDYDMRRTSPDPKERPPWDTRPPKEDERAEMFSWAVVRRLQLDERAHLDAARTTHTTARLAQCEEPLREGIAYLAAMAAVNGATDGGVDGGVDDDVDDDDDDEE